The Thomasclavelia ramosa DSM 1402 genome includes a region encoding these proteins:
- a CDS encoding Cof-type HAD-IIB family hydrolase, with translation MTKKIIFFDVDGTLVDVRPSQEYIPASTVKAVQATRAKGNLCFLCTGRSKAEIFDHIMDVGFDGIIGAGGGFVEIGDRMLYHKQVSRTAINHVVDYFEANEFDYYIESNGGLYASKNLIPRLERIMYGDLENDPVARRTKAETPNHFIGSLKEGYDLHRDDVNKICFLEKDNFPFEKIKKEFEQEFNVIHCTVPIFGDNSGELSVPGVNKASAINALIDELGIPKENTYAFGDGLNDADMLEFCQYGIAVGNAKEALKEIADEVTDDIKDDGIYNSMKKYGLID, from the coding sequence ATGACAAAGAAAATTATTTTTTTTGATGTTGATGGAACTTTAGTAGATGTTCGACCATCACAAGAATATATTCCTGCTTCGACCGTTAAGGCTGTCCAAGCGACAAGAGCTAAAGGAAATTTATGTTTTTTGTGTACGGGAAGAAGTAAAGCTGAGATTTTTGATCATATCATGGATGTTGGTTTTGATGGAATTATTGGAGCTGGTGGTGGTTTCGTTGAAATTGGAGATCGAATGTTATATCACAAACAAGTTTCTCGCACAGCAATCAACCATGTTGTTGATTATTTTGAGGCTAATGAATTTGATTATTACATTGAAAGTAATGGTGGATTATATGCAAGTAAGAATTTAATTCCACGATTAGAAAGAATAATGTATGGGGATTTGGAAAATGATCCAGTTGCACGTAGAACTAAAGCTGAAACTCCTAATCATTTTATTGGATCATTAAAAGAAGGTTATGATCTTCATCGTGATGATGTTAATAAGATTTGTTTTTTGGAAAAAGATAATTTCCCTTTTGAAAAAATAAAAAAAGAATTTGAGCAAGAGTTTAATGTAATTCATTGCACTGTTCCTATTTTTGGTGATAACAGTGGAGAGTTATCGGTTCCTGGAGTTAACAAAGCTTCAGCTATTAATGCTTTGATTGATGAGTTAGGTATCCCTAAAGAAAATACATATGCTTTTGGTGACGGATTAAATGATGCAGATATGCTGGAATTTTGTCAATATGGGATTGCGGTAGGTAATGCTAAAGAGGCATTAAAAGAAATTGCTGATGAAGTGACAGACGATATTAAAGATGATGGTATTTATAATTCAATGAAAAAATATGGTTTAATTGACTAA